Proteins encoded within one genomic window of Candidatus Methanomethylicota archaeon:
- a CDS encoding class I SAM-dependent DNA methyltransferase — MRARSEEDVRVWVSRCIEELILKPLGIMQVGKYEYTLISGARVDALYGHVVIEYKAPGKLSTQSDIQRAREQVIRYITQEAGNKAEYARYLGVIISDKIAFVKYDQRTDTWILRGPYDIRREAIVKFVEALRGLRRKPLDVEHLLSDFGPKSEVTIKLVRAFYDMIISLKDDSRAKLLFSDWMRLFRQATGYRPEELEELPKLASEYGIQGSVNYDALIFSIHTFYALLLKLIAAEITYLYGGGKFYRSYIAELDDAYSKGGLDELKRTLQELESGGIFKRLLSIENFLEGDYFSWYLDVFDKNLADLIAELARQLSDYEIATPQLEPEFARDLLKRLYQNLVPSDLRHRLGEFYTPDWLANYLLDEVGLSFENLNKIGEEDPLKPLNIRVLDPACGSGTFLVLYISRLRRYAEEHYLTDMLLRYVLDNVVGFDLNPLAVLTARTNYLLAVADLLAYSTGTVEIPIYLADSIMVEKQGKMVGNVYILRTSAGEFEIPINVVKKGLLTNVLAEVTRGLENKYEAETFKKRLELSYKLNSGELNTLAELYKKLLKLEEEGKNRVWVAIIRNAFAPILKGKFDYVVGNPPWVNWENLPESYREASKELWDKYGLAEIRGKTGLGKVKRDLAMLFMVRCFDLYLKEGGKLGFLAPFTVFKTQAGAGFRNFLARKTKIHVIHDLVTLYPFEGAVNRTSAIVIEKICEIDPNKIPDNMKDALHKAFEENMKGVRHVIWINPSGKAIPTDKPLEDVLKETKRYEAIMIPLEPKKPESPWMQITPKVIEAVRKLLTGPQYYEAHAGVYVAFNQIYYIQIKGRTPDGRLIITNPPEPGQKKKVKQIEAIIEHDLIYPLIRGRDVKKWYVEFKNRYIILPVDSQGKDISLNDMRLKYPNAYSYFYNYFNDLISRGGEPYKSKLEPYRKIPLNNAEKIAPPFYWVFNVKPSLSQYKVVWKRIAGAITGKAVSFACAVVEPINGRPVIPDDSTILVIANSPEEAYYVAGFLNSIIVRAIIASYTYELRQETHIADVIKIPRFNPNNDVHRRIAELSRRAHELARCVYAGVKPDYCRGIDAEEELKKVEGELDLAVAQLFGLSKDDLSEFEKLMVILSGGELPVEEEVELPEEPKVSVLNTLLPPDVQSYIEVDVVNPSGEELEVVYEFPWGKGSFKIVEGKCRIDVPPLKPGKYGGVIRYCWGGVERVIDVNVEVSEPPGPRRQRKLVLGDG, encoded by the coding sequence ATGAGGGCTCGTAGCGAAGAGGATGTTAGGGTATGGGTTTCTAGATGTATTGAAGAACTTATCCTAAAACCTTTGGGTATAATGCAAGTTGGTAAGTATGAGTATACCTTGATATCTGGTGCTAGAGTTGATGCACTTTACGGGCATGTGGTTATTGAATATAAAGCACCAGGTAAACTCTCTACTCAAAGTGATATTCAAAGAGCTAGGGAGCAAGTTATAAGATACATAACGCAAGAGGCTGGTAACAAGGCTGAGTATGCAAGATACTTGGGGGTTATAATTAGCGATAAAATTGCCTTCGTTAAATATGATCAAAGAACCGATACATGGATTTTGAGAGGCCCCTACGATATTAGAAGGGAAGCAATAGTTAAGTTCGTAGAAGCTCTAAGAGGTCTCAGGAGGAAGCCTCTAGATGTGGAGCATCTGCTAAGCGATTTTGGACCTAAATCTGAGGTTACAATTAAATTGGTTAGGGCATTTTATGATATGATAATCAGTCTTAAGGATGATAGTAGAGCTAAACTATTATTCAGCGATTGGATGAGGCTCTTCAGACAGGCAACTGGATATAGACCTGAAGAGTTGGAGGAACTTCCAAAGTTAGCCTCCGAATATGGAATTCAAGGAAGCGTAAATTATGATGCATTAATATTCTCTATACACACGTTCTATGCTCTATTGCTAAAGCTAATAGCAGCAGAAATAACATATCTTTATGGTGGAGGGAAATTCTACAGGTCGTATATAGCTGAACTGGATGATGCATATTCCAAAGGTGGTTTAGATGAATTAAAGAGGACTCTACAAGAACTTGAAAGTGGGGGTATATTCAAGAGGTTATTAAGCATTGAAAACTTCCTCGAAGGAGACTACTTCTCTTGGTATTTAGATGTATTCGACAAAAACTTAGCAGATCTAATAGCGGAACTTGCTAGGCAACTATCTGATTACGAGATTGCCACACCACAATTAGAACCAGAATTCGCAAGAGACCTACTTAAGAGACTATACCAAAACCTAGTACCAAGCGACCTAAGACATAGACTAGGAGAATTCTACACACCAGACTGGCTAGCCAACTACCTACTCGACGAAGTTGGATTAAGCTTCGAAAACCTCAACAAAATCGGCGAAGAAGACCCTCTAAAGCCCCTAAATATTAGAGTCCTAGACCCTGCATGCGGCTCAGGCACCTTCCTAGTACTCTACATAAGTAGGCTTAGGAGATACGCTGAAGAGCACTACCTAACCGATATGCTCTTAAGATATGTATTAGACAACGTCGTAGGTTTTGACCTAAACCCACTAGCAGTATTAACCGCTAGAACAAACTACCTACTGGCAGTAGCAGACCTCTTAGCCTACAGCACCGGAACAGTAGAGATACCCATATACTTGGCAGACTCGATAATGGTCGAAAAGCAAGGTAAAATGGTTGGAAACGTATATATTCTGAGGACTAGCGCCGGGGAATTCGAAATACCCATTAATGTTGTTAAAAAGGGATTATTGACGAACGTATTGGCTGAAGTAACTAGAGGTCTTGAAAACAAATATGAAGCTGAAACCTTCAAGAAGAGGCTGGAATTATCCTACAAGCTTAACTCAGGAGAACTCAACACCCTAGCCGAACTTTACAAGAAACTCCTAAAGCTAGAAGAGGAGGGTAAGAATAGAGTATGGGTAGCAATAATAAGGAATGCCTTCGCCCCCATACTCAAAGGCAAATTTGACTACGTAGTGGGCAATCCACCATGGGTTAACTGGGAAAACTTACCAGAATCCTATAGAGAAGCCAGTAAGGAACTCTGGGATAAATACGGTCTAGCAGAAATCAGGGGGAAGACGGGTCTAGGTAAAGTTAAAAGAGATCTGGCAATGCTTTTTATGGTCAGATGCTTCGACTTATACCTGAAGGAAGGCGGTAAACTAGGCTTCCTTGCACCATTCACCGTGTTTAAAACACAAGCTGGCGCAGGATTCAGAAACTTCCTAGCCAGAAAAACTAAAATCCACGTTATACATGACCTAGTAACCCTTTATCCATTTGAAGGAGCAGTAAACAGAACTTCAGCCATAGTAATTGAAAAAATCTGCGAAATAGATCCAAACAAAATACCAGATAATATGAAAGATGCCCTACACAAAGCCTTCGAGGAAAATATGAAGGGAGTAAGACACGTTATATGGATTAACCCAAGCGGCAAAGCCATACCCACAGACAAACCTTTAGAAGATGTTCTCAAAGAAACTAAGAGATACGAAGCTATTATGATCCCCCTAGAACCTAAGAAACCTGAGTCGCCATGGATGCAAATAACACCCAAAGTAATTGAAGCCGTCAGAAAATTGCTAACTGGGCCGCAATATTATGAAGCGCACGCGGGAGTTTACGTTGCTTTCAATCAAATTTACTATATTCAAATAAAAGGTAGAACGCCAGATGGGAGGCTAATAATAACAAATCCACCTGAGCCAGGACAGAAGAAAAAAGTAAAGCAAATAGAAGCCATAATTGAACATGATCTAATTTACCCATTGATAAGAGGAAGAGACGTAAAGAAATGGTACGTGGAGTTTAAGAATAGGTACATAATCTTGCCAGTAGATTCTCAAGGCAAGGACATAAGCCTTAACGATATGAGACTTAAATATCCAAATGCCTATAGCTACTTCTATAATTACTTCAATGACCTGATAAGTAGAGGAGGAGAACCATATAAATCTAAGCTAGAGCCATATAGGAAAATACCATTAAATAATGCCGAAAAAATTGCCCCGCCTTTTTACTGGGTTTTTAATGTTAAGCCGAGTTTATCGCAATATAAGGTTGTGTGGAAGAGAATTGCTGGTGCTATTACTGGGAAGGCTGTGAGTTTTGCGTGTGCTGTTGTGGAGCCTATAAATGGTAGGCCTGTTATTCCAGATGATAGCACTATACTGGTGATAGCTAACAGTCCTGAGGAAGCATATTATGTGGCGGGTTTCTTGAATTCCATTATAGTAAGGGCTATCATAGCATCTTATACTTATGAATTAAGGCAGGAAACCCATATAGCTGATGTCATTAAGATTCCAAGGTTTAATCCAAATAATGATGTGCATAGGAGGATTGCTGAGCTTTCTAGGAGGGCTCATGAGCTTGCTAGGTGTGTTTATGCTGGTGTTAAGCCTGATTATTGTAGGGGTATTGATGCTGAGGAGGAGCTTAAGAAGGTTGAGGGGGAGTTGGATTTGGCTGTGGCTCAGCTTTTCGGGCTTTCTAAGGATGATCTTAGTGAGTTTGAGAAGCTTATGGTTATCCTTTCTGGTGGGGAGCTTCCAGTTGAGGAGGAGGTTGAGTTGCCTGAGGAACCTAAGGTTTCCGTGCTTAACACTTTACTACCTCCTGATGTGCAGTCTTACATTGAGGTTGATGTTGTAAATCCATCTGGTGAAGAGCTGGAAGTGGTTTATGAGTTTCCTTGGGGTAAAGGTTCCTTTAAAATCGTTGAGGGTAAGTGTAGAATAGATGTTCCGCCGCTAAAGCCTGGGAAATATGGTGGCGTGATACGGTATTGTTGGGGTGGTGTTGAGAGGGTTATTGATGTTAATGTTGAGGTGTCGGAGCCTCCTGGTCCGAGGAGGCAGAGGAAATTGGTATTGGGTGATGGGTGA
- a CDS encoding ATP-dependent Lon-type protease translates to MSELFNKVRKYFGDYAVDKRLAYELELAKLPRYVAEFLISEFMNRSGNWEAELRDFIRNHY, encoded by the coding sequence ATGAGTGAATTGTTTAATAAGGTTAGGAAGTATTTTGGTGATTATGCTGTTGATAAGAGGCTTGCATATGAGCTTGAGTTGGCTAAGCTTCCAAGGTATGTTGCTGAATTCTTGATTTCTGAGTTTATGAATCGTAGTGGTAATTGGGAAGCTGAGCTTAGGGATTTCATTAGAAATCACTATTA